One Deinococcus roseus genomic region harbors:
- a CDS encoding winged helix-turn-helix domain-containing protein gives MFSREELLEHVWGPQFDGVERVVDVMVVALRKKLGRNHLETVRGTGHRFNPSPATESER, from the coding sequence GTGTTTTCACGCGAAGAGCTGCTGGAACACGTGTGGGGTCCCCAGTTTGATGGGGTGGAACGGGTGGTGGATGTGATGGTGGTGGCCCTGCGCAAGAAACTGGGCCGCAACCACCTGGAAACCGTGCGGGGCACAGGACACCGTTTTAACCCTTCTCCAGCAACCGAATCCGAACGTTGA
- the cobA gene encoding uroporphyrinogen-III C-methyltransferase, whose product MAGFVSLIGAGPGDLGLLTLKAKFALERADVVLYDHLANPEILRFCAHAEHIFVGKKGFSEYMSQQEISLLMVEKALQDKRVIRLKGGDVFVFGRGGEEAEACIAAGVPFEVIPGITSAIAVPAYAGIPVTHREAGSSFAVLTGNEMLRDAEKLKYQAFNDIDTLIFLMGVKTLPRIVERLLEIGKSKDTPAATIQWGTTQQQKVVEGTLENIVQKVQEAGIGAPAVTVVGEVVRYRNTLKWFDSRPLWGRKVAVTRTREGGSELGNLLRQEGAIVIEVPLIRFEQTSEPEALQEALRHISRFEWVLFTSQQGIQAAMKALDELGLDARAFAGVKLAVVGPSTARELARYGLRADFMPSRAGGVHLGNEVPASGQQPLLHFASSIAEADLHEALTHRGMEVHTVEAYQTLPSELSEEQRERLKDAEVITLASGSAARACASQLGTDIPAVTMGPQTHKAALAAGFSVAKMAETPSLLSLVGAVKAALLES is encoded by the coding sequence GTGGCCGGTTTTGTTTCCCTGATTGGTGCAGGTCCTGGAGACCTGGGTTTGCTCACTTTAAAAGCCAAGTTTGCGCTGGAACGGGCAGATGTGGTTCTGTACGATCATCTGGCCAATCCTGAAATTCTGCGTTTTTGTGCCCATGCAGAACACATCTTCGTTGGCAAAAAGGGCTTCTCTGAATACATGTCCCAGCAGGAGATCAGCCTGTTGATGGTGGAAAAAGCCCTGCAGGACAAACGGGTGATTCGCCTCAAGGGTGGAGATGTGTTTGTGTTTGGACGGGGTGGCGAGGAAGCGGAAGCCTGCATTGCTGCAGGGGTGCCCTTTGAAGTGATTCCGGGCATCACCAGTGCCATCGCGGTGCCTGCCTATGCGGGCATTCCCGTCACCCACCGGGAAGCAGGCAGCAGTTTTGCAGTGCTGACGGGCAATGAAATGCTTCGGGATGCTGAGAAACTCAAGTATCAGGCTTTCAATGACATCGACACCCTGATCTTCCTGATGGGCGTCAAAACCCTGCCCAGGATTGTGGAACGCCTTCTGGAAATCGGCAAGAGCAAAGACACGCCAGCAGCCACCATCCAGTGGGGCACCACCCAGCAACAGAAGGTGGTGGAAGGCACCCTGGAGAACATCGTGCAGAAGGTGCAGGAAGCCGGCATTGGGGCGCCTGCGGTCACGGTGGTGGGAGAGGTGGTGCGCTACCGCAACACCCTCAAGTGGTTTGACTCCCGCCCTTTGTGGGGCCGCAAAGTGGCCGTCACCCGCACACGGGAGGGCGGCAGCGAACTGGGGAACCTGCTCAGGCAGGAAGGGGCCATTGTGATCGAGGTGCCCCTGATCCGCTTTGAGCAGACCTCAGAACCTGAGGCACTGCAAGAAGCCTTGCGGCACATCTCCCGGTTTGAGTGGGTGCTGTTCACCAGCCAGCAGGGCATTCAGGCTGCCATGAAGGCCCTGGATGAACTGGGTCTGGATGCCCGTGCTTTTGCAGGGGTCAAGCTGGCCGTGGTGGGACCTTCCACAGCCAGAGAACTGGCCCGTTATGGCCTCAGGGCCGATTTCATGCCTTCCAGAGCAGGAGGGGTGCACCTGGGAAATGAGGTGCCTGCCAGTGGACAGCAACCCCTGTTGCACTTTGCCAGCAGCATCGCCGAGGCAGACCTCCATGAAGCCCTCACCCACAGGGGCATGGAGGTGCACACGGTGGAGGCCTACCAGACCCTGCCTTCAGAACTCTCTGAGGAACAGCGTGAGCGCCTGAAAGATGCAGAAGTGATCACCCTGGCCTCAGGAAGTGCTGCCCGGGCCTGTGCCAGCCAGCTTGGCACCGACATTCCAGCCGTCACCATGGGACCCCAGACGCACAAAGCTGCTCTGGCAGCGGGTTTCAGTGTGGCAAAAATGGCAGAGACCCCCAGCCTGCTGTCCCTGGTGGGGGCTGTGAAAGCCGCATTGCTGGAAAGTTGA
- the hemA gene encoding glutamyl-tRNA reductase, with translation MKLYPLFLDLKNQDVLVVGAGKVGLRKTRSVLESGAHVTVVSPEFLPEFAQLPVQRVRRAFEPQDVLGQRLVFACTDVEAVNDLVAEVAAEQGTFCLHASRPEHGNLRSGAVWRKGDVTVAFSSGTELPMLTLSLKQVFEAAIPNDFSQKVQQWSQERAQAITLPSPARENALMDLKETIQDNLGMVSEPLLNFVVVGVNHKTAPLSIRERIALRPEEFPLMLEHLQKHAREVMILSTCNRTEVYMAGVVGDPLSAFEGAWGQPLRQYLYIRHGLHALKHLTRVASGLDSLVLGETQILGQVKRAWQDGQAAGTTGSILNKATQLALQVGKRVRTETGIADKAVSVSYAAVELAKSIFGDLQGKTALIVGAGETAELTMTHLRSSGIQDVIVVNRTVERARKLAEAFGGQVCAIDMLLEALPKADVVIASSSAPHYVIHSEHVKNALKERSKPMFLIDISVPRILEPEISHIEGAYLYNLDDLTAIVERNLAQRAKRIPHAETLIEEGLTEFKRWFRQHHKRRELKQAQQQARTVAQDEFEGLHPVLLRLDETQKAAVLQALNRATERMGASLIRELLHQEKEKSKISHGQRK, from the coding sequence ATGAAGCTGTACCCCCTGTTCCTGGACCTCAAAAACCAAGATGTGCTGGTGGTCGGCGCAGGCAAGGTGGGGCTGCGCAAAACCAGAAGTGTGCTGGAATCGGGAGCCCATGTGACCGTGGTGTCTCCCGAATTTCTGCCTGAATTTGCCCAGTTGCCCGTCCAGAGGGTGCGGCGTGCTTTTGAACCCCAGGATGTGCTGGGCCAGCGTCTGGTCTTTGCCTGCACCGATGTGGAAGCGGTCAACGATCTGGTGGCCGAGGTGGCGGCAGAGCAGGGCACCTTCTGCCTGCATGCTTCCCGCCCAGAACATGGAAACTTGCGTTCAGGGGCCGTGTGGCGCAAAGGGGATGTCACGGTGGCGTTTTCCAGTGGGACAGAACTTCCCATGCTGACCCTTTCCCTCAAGCAGGTTTTTGAGGCTGCCATTCCCAATGATTTTTCTCAGAAAGTCCAGCAATGGAGCCAGGAACGGGCACAGGCCATCACCCTGCCCAGCCCTGCGCGTGAGAATGCCCTGATGGACCTCAAGGAAACCATTCAGGACAATCTGGGGATGGTTTCAGAACCCCTGCTGAATTTTGTGGTGGTGGGTGTCAACCACAAAACGGCCCCACTCAGCATCCGGGAACGCATTGCCCTCAGGCCTGAAGAGTTCCCCCTGATGCTGGAACACCTGCAGAAACATGCCCGTGAGGTGATGATCCTCAGCACCTGCAACCGCACCGAAGTCTACATGGCGGGGGTGGTGGGAGACCCCCTCAGTGCGTTTGAAGGGGCCTGGGGGCAACCCCTCCGGCAATACCTTTACATCCGGCATGGCTTGCATGCTTTAAAGCACCTCACCCGGGTGGCCAGTGGCCTGGACAGCCTGGTGCTGGGAGAAACCCAGATCCTGGGGCAGGTGAAAAGGGCCTGGCAGGATGGGCAAGCTGCCGGGACCACGGGCAGCATCCTCAACAAGGCCACCCAGCTGGCCTTGCAGGTGGGCAAACGGGTGCGCACCGAAACCGGGATTGCCGACAAGGCGGTCAGTGTCAGTTATGCCGCCGTGGAGCTGGCCAAAAGCATTTTCGGGGATTTGCAGGGCAAGACGGCCCTGATTGTGGGTGCAGGAGAGACTGCAGAGCTCACCATGACCCATTTGCGTTCCAGTGGCATTCAGGATGTCATCGTGGTGAACCGCACTGTGGAACGGGCCAGAAAACTGGCAGAAGCCTTTGGGGGTCAGGTGTGCGCCATCGACATGCTGCTGGAAGCCCTGCCCAAAGCCGATGTGGTGATTGCTTCCAGCAGTGCCCCGCATTACGTGATCCACTCGGAACACGTCAAAAATGCCCTGAAAGAACGCAGTAAACCGATGTTCCTGATTGACATCAGTGTGCCACGCATTCTGGAGCCAGAAATCTCCCACATTGAAGGAGCTTACCTTTACAACCTCGATGACCTGACCGCCATTGTGGAACGCAACCTGGCCCAGAGGGCAAAGCGCATCCCCCATGCCGAGACCCTGATTGAAGAGGGCCTCACAGAATTCAAACGCTGGTTCAGACAGCACCACAAACGCCGCGAATTGAAACAGGCCCAGCAGCAAGCCAGAACTGTGGCCCAGGATGAATTTGAAGGGTTACACCCTGTGCTGTTAAGGCTTGATGAAACCCAGAAAGCTGCAGTGCTTCAGGCCCTGAACCGTGCGACAGAACGCATGGGAGCCAGTTTGATTCGCGAGTTGCTGCATCAGGAAAAAGAAAAAAGCAAGATATCACATGGTCAACGAAAATAA